The Bombus huntii isolate Logan2020A chromosome 2, iyBomHunt1.1, whole genome shotgun sequence genomic interval GTTCGATTTCTACATATATTTGTAACTTTTGTGTAAGAGAACGTaacttaattaaaaaatgtgtaaaatattcaatgatttccttttctatattatctatGACATCTTTTCTACTTAATTTAATGGTATAATTGTGATATTCCTattaaatgttgttatttgttttcaacaaattataatatggcattaaaataaaattataatgttaaataaaataaaattaaaatattataatatgttgttattttttttaagtaaaagATTGGGCCAATGAAATGTATTACCTTTTGAAGTCCACAAGAATCTAAATTATTTGCTATTTCacttaataaatttttattattaactgtGTTAGAAATATCGTCAAATTCTATTTCATTTGAATTAGTCATATCTTGCTTTACATTGAATGCAACTACACTGTCTTCAACtacatatacaaaatatttacatatatatacgtatgtataattatacataatatattatatattacatatgtattgcttatattatatattatataaatatatatataatattattatgatattatataaatcatataatattgatttcacgtataatatagaaaatgtgTGATGTGTggctcatatatatataagtatataatgcactatatattattatgtatgtTTTAAATAACAGCATTACTTGTATTTTTTGAATCCACTTCAGAGTCACAAGAAAGTTTTTCACaaatcatatattttaaattttgatcAAAGAAGGTTTCTagtttatcattttctatataATGCTTTAGATCTCCAATTTGTTGTAAGAGATTTTGactttctattttataacTTTGAAATCTTGCTATAATGATGTTTATGTTATACAGTATATTATTTGCTTCTTCACCAATATCCAAGCTACATTTTgaacaattacaaatttctTCACAAACGCCATTAAGCTCTTCcaaattatttaggacatatttTAACTTATTGAAAAAATCACTAATTTCTTGTTTCATAGAAACCAATTCCTCTTTATGTTGAgcaattttaatatctttatcCTGAATTTCAGTTTTTAAAACTTCTAACATATTCTTTGTCTCCATCTAACGTAATTGACattataattattcataatcgtgtaaatgtatataattatgtgTGAATAAAgcgtttaataaatataataaaaatagtgTACTTGTTCATTATATGGAATAGACAGTTCTTTGATCACTTTTAACAGTTGATTTAGCTTTTCTTCTTGATTTGTTAATATACAATTCTGTtcataattttgttttttaagtTCGTCTCTTTCTTCTAAGACATTCTTTAATTGATCTagtgttatattatatttttctgctTTTTCTACTAGTTGTTCCATTTCTTGTATCTTTTTCTGCAATACagtaagaatatataattttttattttaaaattaatcctTGATATTAGATATGTGTGATAACTAACTAAGAGTAACTCTTTTTCTAATCGTAATGTTGTTGTTTCTTTGACATACAATTGaagtttttcaatttcttcagaatataaataacaacttTCACATTTCTCATTTAAATCTTGTTTGAGTTGTtccattaaatatttataactatagagctagaaaaagaaaaggagatagaattttcaaagtggaataatataaagataatatataaaataatatataaacatattacCTTCTTTTTCAGATCCTCTACTTCGCAATTACGTTCATGATccaatttatataatttttcatgtAACATCTGCATAATTATTATCAAGTATTATTACTGGCACTAGTGAAATGCGGATTGATGGAGAGGTGGAATATCTATTGGTAAGAGagtgaaagaaagaaatgtaaCCTTTGTGGGGACAATTACGGAAATTTAGAGCACATGAAAAAAGAGTGGAATTACAAAGCAGGTTTGGTATAGGAGAGATAGCCaacaaaagaggaaaagaTAGGGTTGTCAACTTGGTGAGGAAAttgggaaagaaaaaaagaaaagagtgAAGAGATATGTAGGTAAAGATTTGTGCAATAGATAACAGAAAATagacatataataataattaataattaaatagatGATAGAAAGTAAATATGTGATAGTAAAATaagagtaaaataaaattgtgtGTCTGAGTGAGTGGATGTGTGTGTAAATGAATAAGTGAGAACACaaagaaatagagaaaataattcTGAACCAAATTCCTTTTGACCAGGAGACTGAAAATGAACTACTACTATTATTAGGTATTAATAGACTTCAATTTTGTCATACGACATACTTTAGTATTATTCtacaaaattgtattttatatacttgCTTTGAGATTTCCTTGTTGAGTGTATATGcaactttctttttcttttagtaAAACTTCCAAATGTTTATTCATATCATGTAATTCTTCTAACTCAGCATCTCTTACctagaaattaaatacaattgtataaattataatataactatataaattattaagttAATATATCATACACAGAGTTCATTTTTCAAAACTATAATTTCAGAATCTTTCTGGATGATAATCCCTTTATGAACGCTATTATGTAGATCAAAATCAGATTCTGTTTCCATTTCAGTGTCAGACTCAGTTAGACTTTCAATATCTTGTGAACTATTACTGCAAGAAGCATCACATTCAAAACTTTGTTCCTTGTGATTATTTGTTTGTGAACTATTTTTGTCTAGATCTGCACTGTTATCTTCATTACTGAATTTTGATGTGAATGATGTTTGTGACATTGCCtagatagaataatatttatataaaaatatattgtttaaatgacaaaaagcacaattattttcatacagatattgttataattttgtttagaTATTTATCAACTTCATCGTCAATTTGTATTTCTATATCATGTGTTTCTGTGTTTACctgtaagtaaatattacatttatttaaataattttaattatagtaCTAATAGATTGATTATGATATAATGATACTACTTGTACAGCTACATCAATATATTCTATCCAAGATGATGTCTCTTTATTGTAATCTACAAAATTAAGATACAAATGAGAAtttagaatataaaaaatttttaaatacctttttgtatcattttacCTGCAGAAGGAAGTGATCTTACAGTAGACCTACATGAtggtattaaattataatttttcaaagatGCATCAAACATAGTTAAAGAATAAGAATATAATTGATTATATTGGTTTGTTATAGCTGATACATTTCTTGTGTTAGACTGTGAATTTCTTTTACAAGGTGTATGGATTGATAACAAATTTGACTGAATTATAGGACCTGATTTACtgatattgaaaaatgcacCTTTTAGAACTCCAGTTGTATAATTGTTTTTCTGTggtaattcttttatttttgaaatattatcctaaaaaataatatgaCATTATTAAGTTActtttaactttaattttaaGTTATTATATAGGAGACTAATATACAAagtaaattgtttaaaaactCACTAAATTTTGTAACTGTTCTTCTTGTTTAGTGGTAAGTTTAagagttttatattttttaagttcTTTTTTAACTGTCTGAAGTTCATTTTGTGCTTTCGGATTGAGTTGAATAATATTATCaataattacattaaatggtattaTTTTTCCCATCTGCAAGAAGATACATAGTGAGAATGTTTTTCTTTgatatgaatattttgtttaattgaaTACGTACTGATGAGTCATGTTCATTAAGTTCACGAAAGTAACGTGAATTTTCTAGAGAATTTGGACTCCATGCTCTGATATCTGAACAAGAATCATGTAATTTTAATCGACCTTCTAAACGTTTCTTCGGTAAAACATAGTCACCATACATCAAAGGTGTTCCTGAGTTATGTTTACTAGCTAAAAAAATTCGAGGTCCATGTTCTACATAAGACATATTTACTTGTTTTTTCGCTCAAAAAATGAGtaacattaattattattactgttAACGGATCTGAAtctaaaattctttttaaaaatataatataatataaaataaattgtattatttatttgattgtttttatttatatactatAGTAACTATTAAGAAACAAAATGCAAAGTAACATAAATGGTGATCAATAAAATCTATGtagttatataataaaatattttatttagagTTACTGATaggtaatattaatata includes:
- the LOC126878232 gene encoding coiled-coil domain-containing protein 158-like isoform X2; the encoded protein is MYGDYVLPKKRLEGRLKLHDSCSDIRAWSPNSLENSRYFRELNEHDSSMGKIIPFNVIIDNIIQLNPKAQNELQTVKKELKKYKTLKLTTKQEEQLQNLDNISKIKELPQKNNYTTGVLKGAFFNISKSGPIIQSNLLSIHTPCKRNSQSNTRNVSAITNQYNQLYSYSLTMFDASLKNYNLIPSCRSTVRSLPSADYNKETSSWIEYIDVAVQVNTETHDIEIQIDDEVDKYLNKIITISAMSQTSFTSKFSNEDNSADLDKNSSQTNNHKEQSFECDASCSNSSQDIESLTESDTEMETESDFDLHNSVHKGIIIQKDSEIIVLKNELCVRDAELEELHDMNKHLEVLLKEKESCIYTQQGNLKMLHEKLYKLDHERNCEVEDLKKKLYSYKYLMEQLKQDLNEKCESCYLYSEEIEKLQLYVKETTTLRLEKELLLKKIQEMEQLVEKAEKYNITLDQLKNVLEERDELKKQNYEQNCILTNQEEKLNQLLKVIKELSIPYNEQMETKNMLEVLKTEIQDKDIKIAQHKEELVSMKQEISDFFNKLKYVLNNLEELNGVCEEICNCSKCSLDIGEEANNILYNINIIIARFQSYKIESQNLLQQIGDLKHYIENDKLETFFDQNLKYMICEKLSCDSEVDSKNTIEDSVVAFNVKQDMTNSNEIEFDDISNTVNNKNLLSEIANNLDSCGLQKEYHNYTIKLSRKDVIDNIEKEIIEYFTHFLIKLRSLTQKLQIYVEIERPVMIQQTYYFYKIMKDTQSAINVSQDITLKKQLISELYNQHKKENKKYDSCIKQLPNDLLHIQNKINEFIENILYQLLNEILHTEETYLYDEKINKAIEIHLKSCINKINTALQGAGDQHIQITGTIEEQQNELKRKNLEIAQLKEVVQQQRGEGIGLNEENIKIKEQLSKITTALNKKDDHVLKLEQQLEILKSDLFIYDKDCNALKKENKNLENITNRLSEECCESKKQLIIKTKQIKNLSEQVRELLETKNLKTTLENKIKEIEKRLSDLQFENYELEKNIIQSNMIISTKEEAITTLKNKIDASNNILSQKIGKYKNAMEQKHHEIIKLEDENILLNEKLKDVEHKLIEMNLIIVSLTEQNDKINIIYTMQEDLTKLDKYEKKLKVELSNLRTQLINDQNSNKKLDNSLDIYLHENEILGKNVEYWKNENSELLIRLHNEVMEENLKSKLYTLSNQIYERLLSLQNLSNLEKDSSNSKFIKKLHDQYIIHQDEIIELTVNNRIKNFKLEYKDQKREVKETEIEKIDVQLSNNVNIKEVPENNCITFERSNSPNNLLMRYKIEHMKSEHNENQNEIMNRDGEIKHPKEIIKHLVQENAELRAILKVAIT
- the LOC126878232 gene encoding coiled-coil domain-containing protein 158-like isoform X3, with the translated sequence MGKIIPFNVIIDNIIQLNPKAQNELQTVKKELKKYKTLKLTTKQEEQLQNLDNISKIKELPQKNNYTTGVLKGAFFNISKSGPIIQSNLLSIHTPCKRNSQSNTRNVSAITNQYNQLYSYSLTMFDASLKNYNLIPSCRSTVRSLPSADYNKETSSWIEYIDVAVQVNTETHDIEIQIDDEVDKYLNKIITISAMSQTSFTSKFSNEDNSADLDKNSSQTNNHKEQSFECDASCSNSSQDIESLTESDTEMETESDFDLHNSVHKGIIIQKDSEIIVLKNELCVRDAELEELHDMNKHLEVLLKEKESCIYTQQGNLKMLHEKLYKLDHERNCEVEDLKKKLYSYKYLMEQLKQDLNEKCESCYLYSEEIEKLQLYVKETTTLRLEKELLLKKIQEMEQLVEKAEKYNITLDQLKNVLEERDELKKQNYEQNCILTNQEEKLNQLLKVIKELSIPYNEQMETKNMLEVLKTEIQDKDIKIAQHKEELVSMKQEISDFFNKLKYVLNNLEELNGVCEEICNCSKCSLDIGEEANNILYNINIIIARFQSYKIESQNLLQQIGDLKHYIENDKLETFFDQNLKYMICEKLSCDSEVDSKNTIEDSVVAFNVKQDMTNSNEIEFDDISNTVNNKNLLSEIANNLDSCGLQKEYHNYTIKLSRKDVIDNIEKEIIEYFTHFLIKLRSLTQKLQIYVEIERPVMIQQTYYFYKIMKDTQSAINVSQDITLKKQLISELYNQHKKENKKYDSCIKQLPNDLLHIQNKINEFIENILYQLLNEILHTEETYLYDEKINKAIEIHLKSCINKINTALQGAGDQHIQITGTIEEQQNELKRKNLEIAQLKEVVQQQRGEGIGLNEENIKIKEQLSKITTALNKKDDHVLKLEQQLEILKSDLFIYDKDCNALKKENKNLENITNRLSEECCESKKQLIIKTKQIKNLSEQVRELLETKNLKTTLENKIKEIEKRLSDLQFENYELEKNIIQSNMIISTKEEAITTLKNKIDASNNILSQKIGKYKNAMEQKHHEIIKLEDENILLNEKLKDVEHKLIEMNLIIVSLTEQNDKINIIYTMQEDLTKLDKYEKKLKVELSNLRTQLINDQNSNKKLDNSLDIYLHENEILGKNVEYWKNENSELLIRLHNEVMEENLKSKLYTLSNQIYERLLSLQNLSNLEKDSSNSKFIKKLHDQYIIHQDEIIELTVNNRIKNFKLEYKDQKREVKETEIEKIDVQLSNNVNIKEVPENNCITFERSNSPNNLLMRYKIEHMKSEHNENQNEIMNRDGEIKHPKEIIKHLVQENAELRAILKVAIT
- the LOC126878232 gene encoding coiled-coil domain-containing protein 158-like isoform X1; its protein translation is MSYVEHGPRIFLASKHNSGTPLMYGDYVLPKKRLEGRLKLHDSCSDIRAWSPNSLENSRYFRELNEHDSSMGKIIPFNVIIDNIIQLNPKAQNELQTVKKELKKYKTLKLTTKQEEQLQNLDNISKIKELPQKNNYTTGVLKGAFFNISKSGPIIQSNLLSIHTPCKRNSQSNTRNVSAITNQYNQLYSYSLTMFDASLKNYNLIPSCRSTVRSLPSADYNKETSSWIEYIDVAVQVNTETHDIEIQIDDEVDKYLNKIITISAMSQTSFTSKFSNEDNSADLDKNSSQTNNHKEQSFECDASCSNSSQDIESLTESDTEMETESDFDLHNSVHKGIIIQKDSEIIVLKNELCVRDAELEELHDMNKHLEVLLKEKESCIYTQQGNLKMLHEKLYKLDHERNCEVEDLKKKLYSYKYLMEQLKQDLNEKCESCYLYSEEIEKLQLYVKETTTLRLEKELLLKKIQEMEQLVEKAEKYNITLDQLKNVLEERDELKKQNYEQNCILTNQEEKLNQLLKVIKELSIPYNEQMETKNMLEVLKTEIQDKDIKIAQHKEELVSMKQEISDFFNKLKYVLNNLEELNGVCEEICNCSKCSLDIGEEANNILYNINIIIARFQSYKIESQNLLQQIGDLKHYIENDKLETFFDQNLKYMICEKLSCDSEVDSKNTIEDSVVAFNVKQDMTNSNEIEFDDISNTVNNKNLLSEIANNLDSCGLQKEYHNYTIKLSRKDVIDNIEKEIIEYFTHFLIKLRSLTQKLQIYVEIERPVMIQQTYYFYKIMKDTQSAINVSQDITLKKQLISELYNQHKKENKKYDSCIKQLPNDLLHIQNKINEFIENILYQLLNEILHTEETYLYDEKINKAIEIHLKSCINKINTALQGAGDQHIQITGTIEEQQNELKRKNLEIAQLKEVVQQQRGEGIGLNEENIKIKEQLSKITTALNKKDDHVLKLEQQLEILKSDLFIYDKDCNALKKENKNLENITNRLSEECCESKKQLIIKTKQIKNLSEQVRELLETKNLKTTLENKIKEIEKRLSDLQFENYELEKNIIQSNMIISTKEEAITTLKNKIDASNNILSQKIGKYKNAMEQKHHEIIKLEDENILLNEKLKDVEHKLIEMNLIIVSLTEQNDKINIIYTMQEDLTKLDKYEKKLKVELSNLRTQLINDQNSNKKLDNSLDIYLHENEILGKNVEYWKNENSELLIRLHNEVMEENLKSKLYTLSNQIYERLLSLQNLSNLEKDSSNSKFIKKLHDQYIIHQDEIIELTVNNRIKNFKLEYKDQKREVKETEIEKIDVQLSNNVNIKEVPENNCITFERSNSPNNLLMRYKIEHMKSEHNENQNEIMNRDGEIKHPKEIIKHLVQENAELRAILKVAIT